A window from Chloroflexota bacterium encodes these proteins:
- the pstA gene encoding phosphate ABC transporter permease PstA has product MASTSKSRLTTQRIGFGLLTSMTLLTVLPILAVVIYIVVLGAPAISWEFLSGFPREGMRAGGIWPAIVGTFYLTLGTAVFAVPLGIGAAIYLSEYAPENRWTRLIRIAIINLAGIPSVVYGLFGLGLFVLFLQFGTSILAGSLTLSIMTLPVIISTTEEALRAVPQAFRTVSISLGATKWQTIRRIVLPQALPGMLTGVILGLERAAGETAPILFTVAAFFLPRLPSSPLDATMALPYHLFVISTQVPGMPVKIQYGTALVLLTFVLGMNFIATTIRSRARARRQW; this is encoded by the coding sequence ATGGCTTCTACATCCAAATCTCGTCTCACCACCCAACGCATCGGCTTCGGCCTGCTCACCAGCATGACACTGCTCACCGTGCTGCCGATTCTAGCCGTGGTCATTTATATTGTCGTTCTCGGCGCACCGGCAATATCCTGGGAATTCCTCAGCGGCTTTCCCCGTGAGGGAATGCGCGCCGGGGGCATCTGGCCTGCCATCGTGGGCACGTTCTACCTCACCCTGGGTACAGCCGTCTTTGCTGTGCCGCTGGGCATCGGCGCGGCGATCTATCTCTCGGAGTATGCCCCCGAAAACCGCTGGACGCGGCTTATCCGCATTGCAATTATCAATCTGGCGGGCATACCTTCAGTGGTCTACGGATTGTTTGGTCTGGGCTTGTTTGTGCTTTTCCTGCAATTCGGCACCAGCATCCTGGCCGGTTCGCTGACGCTCTCGATCATGACGCTGCCCGTCATCATTAGCACCACTGAAGAAGCCCTGCGCGCTGTACCGCAAGCTTTTCGCACAGTGAGTATTTCTCTCGGAGCCACCAAATGGCAAACCATCCGCCGGATTGTGTTGCCGCAGGCGCTGCCCGGTATGCTCACGGGCGTAATCCTGGGCCTGGAACGCGCCGCGGGGGAAACTGCGCCCATTCTGTTCACTGTAGCTGCCTTCTTCCTGCCGCGCTTGCCCTCCTCACCGCTGGATGCCACCATGGCGTTACCCTACCATCTTTTTGTCATCTCCACCCAGGTTCCAGGGATGCCGGTCAAAATTCAATATGGCACGGCGCTGGTGCTGCTCACCTTCGTCCTCGGCATGAACTTCATCGCCACCACCATCCGCTCGCGGGCGCGGGCGCGGCGTCAATGGTAA
- the phoU gene encoding phosphate signaling complex protein PhoU, protein MTRETLDHQIQGLLDSILALGSMVEEAIIKAVNALKNRDIESAKSIYDADSIINQKRFEVENAAIITIATQQPMARDLRILASVIDVAGELERMGDYAKGIARITLRLGTEAPIKPLIDIPRMADITAGMLHRALGAFVSADKDCALALPREDDEVDQLYNQVYRELLTFMISDPTTIDRATYLLWVAHNLERTADRVTNICERTVFIATGVLDEIDVSDDEAR, encoded by the coding sequence ATGACCAGAGAGACATTAGATCACCAAATTCAGGGTTTACTCGACAGCATCCTGGCATTGGGCAGCATGGTTGAAGAAGCCATCATCAAAGCTGTTAACGCGCTGAAAAACCGCGATATCGAATCGGCGAAGAGCATTTATGATGCCGATTCGATCATCAATCAAAAACGCTTTGAAGTCGAAAATGCGGCCATTATTACCATTGCGACCCAACAACCCATGGCGCGCGATCTGCGCATTTTGGCATCCGTGATTGATGTTGCCGGAGAATTGGAGCGCATGGGCGACTATGCCAAAGGAATCGCGCGAATTACGCTTCGCCTGGGAACCGAAGCGCCTATCAAGCCGCTGATCGACATTCCCCGCATGGCCGATATTACCGCCGGGATGCTCCACCGTGCGTTAGGCGCTTTTGTCAGTGCGGATAAAGATTGCGCGCTGGCCCTTCCCAGAGAGGATGACGAAGTTGACCAACTGTATAATCAGGTATATCGGGAATTACTAACTTTTATGATCTCAGATCCCACCACCATTGATCGAGCTACCTATCTCTTGTGGGTGGCGCATAATCTGGAGCGCACCGCCGACCGCGTGACCAATATTTGCGAGCGCACTGTGTTTATCGCGACGGGTGTTCTGGACGAGATTGACGTTTCAGACGACGAAGCGCGCTAG
- a CDS encoding phosphate ABC transporter ATP-binding protein produces MNKISIENLTLHYSDGTESLRNITMGIPANQITVLFGPAGGGKSSLLRVLNRLNDLADVTYLDGRVLLDDEDILSPKIDVIKLRRRVGMVFARPVVLPMSIRQNITYGLEVAGVKDHARLESAVERSLQQAALWGEVSDRLDDAAIALSGGQQQRLCLARVLALEPEVILLDEPTSGLDPISTGKVEESLQVLKKTYTIILVPHSVQQAARTADFAAFFLQGELIEYAAEKTLFTNPQHQQTEDYVEGRFG; encoded by the coding sequence ATGAATAAAATCTCCATCGAAAACCTGACTCTGCATTATTCGGATGGCACTGAATCCTTGCGCAATATCACGATGGGCATCCCGGCCAACCAGATTACGGTTTTGTTCGGCCCGGCAGGAGGGGGCAAGTCGAGTTTGCTGCGGGTTTTAAATCGTCTCAACGATTTAGCGGATGTCACCTATCTGGATGGGCGCGTGCTCCTGGACGATGAAGATATTCTCAGCCCCAAGATCGATGTGATTAAACTGCGCCGCCGTGTGGGGATGGTCTTCGCCCGACCGGTGGTGCTGCCCATGAGCATCCGCCAGAATATAACCTACGGCCTGGAAGTTGCCGGAGTGAAAGACCACGCCCGCCTGGAATCCGCCGTAGAACGCAGCCTGCAGCAAGCTGCGCTGTGGGGTGAAGTCAGCGACCGCCTGGACGATGCCGCGATTGCGCTCTCTGGCGGGCAGCAGCAGCGTTTATGTTTAGCGCGTGTATTGGCCCTGGAACCCGAAGTGATCTTGCTCGATGAACCTACCTCCGGCCTGGACCCGATTTCAACGGGGAAAGTCGAAGAGTCGCTGCAAGTATTAAAGAAAACCTACACCATCATATTGGTCCCCCACTCGGTGCAGCAAGCCGCCCGCACCGCCGATTTTGCCGCTTTCTTCCTTCAGGGTGAGTTAATCGAGTATGCCGCCGAAAAAACCCTGTTCACGAATCCCCAACATCAACAAACCGAAGATTACGTCGAAGGCCGCTTTGGATAA
- the pstC gene encoding phosphate ABC transporter permease subunit PstC translates to MNNALNWREKIITRFIKVSGYSAIIFVGLIFYFLLREGLPTLGEVQFNSLFATRWYPIEDYFGILPLIGGSLIVTIGATLIAVPFGVGAAIYISEIAPRWMREILKPLVEVLGGLPSVVLGFLGILVLSPYLRVLLDLPTGLTALAGSLLLGGIAIPTVVSVAEDALDAVPKSYRDAALALGASEWQTIWRVTLPAARSGVLTAVMLGIGRAIGETMTVMMVTGNAPVLPTGLSALFAPARTMTATIAAEMGEVANGSVHYHVLFFIGIILFLISLIVNVTASAVVFRQRKRQERILS, encoded by the coding sequence ATGAATAACGCTCTCAACTGGCGCGAAAAAATCATTACCCGTTTCATCAAAGTATCCGGATACTCCGCCATTATTTTTGTCGGCCTGATATTCTATTTTCTGCTGCGCGAAGGCTTGCCTACGCTCGGCGAAGTTCAATTCAACAGTCTGTTCGCCACTCGCTGGTATCCCATCGAAGACTATTTCGGCATTTTGCCGCTGATTGGCGGCTCGTTGATCGTCACGATCGGGGCGACACTGATTGCAGTTCCGTTTGGCGTGGGAGCCGCAATCTACATCTCCGAAATCGCGCCCCGCTGGATGCGTGAAATCCTCAAACCGCTGGTGGAAGTTCTCGGCGGGCTGCCATCGGTCGTTCTTGGCTTTCTGGGGATTTTAGTGCTCTCGCCATATTTGCGCGTTTTGCTCGATTTACCCACCGGGCTGACCGCTCTGGCCGGGTCGCTGCTTTTGGGGGGCATTGCTATCCCCACGGTGGTCTCTGTAGCCGAAGATGCCCTCGACGCGGTGCCAAAATCGTACCGGGACGCGGCCCTGGCGCTGGGCGCCTCCGAATGGCAAACCATCTGGCGAGTGACGCTGCCCGCGGCGCGCTCCGGCGTGCTAACCGCCGTGATGCTCGGCATCGGGCGCGCCATCGGCGAAACCATGACGGTAATGATGGTCACGGGCAACGCCCCAGTGTTGCCAACCGGCCTGAGCGCGCTCTTCGCCCCTGCCCGCACCATGACCGCCACCATCGCCGCCGAAATGGGCGAAGTTGCCAACGGCAGTGTTCACTACCATGTGCTATTTTTCATCGGCATAATTTTGTTCCTGATCTCGCTGATTGTCAACGTCACCGCTTCGGCGGTTGTCTTCCGGCAGCGCAAACGCCAGGAGCGTATTCTTTCGTAA